The following are from one region of the Platichthys flesus chromosome 2, fPlaFle2.1, whole genome shotgun sequence genome:
- the slc41a1 gene encoding solute carrier family 41 member 1: MVLWLKEQEKLPDIDMSSGAIELKKEGGPLTPAFLNSNCSVQPVILTQGSEEVSPGTGAEFELTEVTSYPERAGETGEGEERSEIVVALDCRANAKGQREEDALLENASHSNESDDTSTDQSPEPPVPLKETSFTIGLQVVFPFLLAGFGTVAAGMVLDIVQHWTVFTEVSEVFILVPALLGLKGNLEMTLASRLSTAANIGQMDTTKDMWKMIIGNLALIQVQATVVGFLASIAAVIFGWIPEGHFRLGHAVLLCASSVATAFIASLLLGLIMIGVIIASRKVGINPDNVATPIAASLGDLITLSLLAGISTGLYKELDYNDYASPLVCAVFVAMCPLWVLIARKIPSTREVLYSGWEPVIIAMAISSVGGLILDKTVTDPNFAGMAVFTPVINGVGGNLVAVQASRISTYLHMNGLPMGDPNLAPRKCPTPCTSFLGSTVNSRSARVLFLLVAPGHLVFLYTINYLRGGHTTLTPVFVTIYMTAALLQVIILLYLADWMVHWMWGRGMDPDNFSIPYLTALGDLLGTGFLALCFHICWFIGDRENNAGN; encoded by the exons ATGGTACTTTGGTTGAAAGAACAAGAAAAACTCCCCGACATCGACATGTCCTCCGGGGCCATTGAGTtgaagaaggagggaggccCCCTGACACCGGCCTTCCTCAATTCTAACTGCTCTGTCCAGCCGGTAATCCTCACTCAGGGCTCTGAAGAGGTGAGCCCAGGAACCGGGGCTGAGTTTGAGCTCACAGAGGTCACATCTTACCCAGAGAGGGCCGGTGAGACCggggagggtgaggagaggTCAGAGATTGTGGTGGCGCTGGACTGCCGAGCCAACGCAAAAGGTCAACGGGAAGAGGACGCTCTCCTGGAGAACGCAAGCCATAGCAACGAAAGCGATGACACCAGCACCGACCAGAGCCCGGAACCACCGGTGCCACTCAAGGAGACCTCCTTCACCATCGGCCTACAGGTGGTTTTCCCTTTCCTGCTGGCCGGGTTCGGGACAGTGGCAGCAGGAATGGTGCTTGACATCGTCCAG CACTGGACAGTGTTTACGGAGGTATCGGAGGTTTTCATCCTGGTACCAGCACTACTGGGGCTCAAAGGCAACCTAGAGATGACACTGGCCTCCAGACTTTCCACAGCG gCTAATATTGGTCAGATGGACACAACCAAGGACATGTGGAAGATGATCATCGGGAACTTGGCCCTCATTCAG gtCCAGGCCACAGTGGTGGGGTTCCTGGCCTCCATAGCTGCTGTGATCTTCGGCTGGATCCCAGAGGGACACTTCAGGCTGGGCCACGCAGTGCTGCTGTGTGCATCCAGCGTGGCCACTGCATTCATAGCCTCTCTGCTGCTGG GGCTCATCATGATCGGTGTGATCATAGCATCCAGGAAGGTGGGCATCAACCCTGACAATGTGGCCACACCAATAGCTGCAAGCCTGGGAGACCTGATCACCCTGTCCCTGCTGGCAGGCATCTCAACAGGACTGTACAAGGAGCTAG ATTACAATGACTATGCCAGCCCACTGGTGTGTGCGGTGTTTGTGGCCATGTGCCCCCTGTGGGTGCTGATAGCCAGGAAGATCCCTTCCACCAGAGAGGTCCTCTACTCTGGATGGGAGCCGGTTATCATCGCCATGGCTATCAGCAG tgtcGGTGGTCTGATCCTCGACAAGACCGTCACCGACCCAAACTTTGCTGGCATGGCTGTCTTCACCCCGGTCATCAACG gtgtgGGAGGAAACCTGGTGGCGGTTCAGGCCAGTCGTATCTCCACCTATCTTCACATGAACGGTTTACCCATGGGGGATCCCAACCTCGCCCCCAGGAAGTGCCCCACACCCTGCACCTCTTTCTTAGGCTCCA ctGTGAACTCTCGTTCGGCCCGTGTGCTCTTCCTCCTGGTTGCTCCGGGTCACCTCGTCTTCCTTTACACCATCAACTACCTTAGGGGTGGACACACCACCCTGACGCCAGTCTTCGTCACCATCTACATGACTGCCGCACTActtcag GTGATTATCCTCCTCTACCTGGCAGACTGGATGGTCCACTGGATGTGGGGTCGAGGCATGGACCCCGACAACTTCTCCATCCCCTACCTGACTGCCCTGGGTGACCTGCTGGGAACCGGCTTCCTCGCCCTCTGCTTCCACATATGCTGGTTCATCGgggacagagaaaataatgCGGGCAACTAA